One part of the Gallus gallus isolate bGalGal1 chromosome 38, bGalGal1.mat.broiler.GRCg7b, whole genome shotgun sequence genome encodes these proteins:
- the ZC3H4 gene encoding LOW QUALITY PROTEIN: zinc finger CCCH domain-containing protein 4 (The sequence of the model RefSeq protein was modified relative to this genomic sequence to represent the inferred CDS: deleted 1 base in 1 codon), giving the protein MAVENPSVPPAAAASPPSPHAAPPPPEGGGCSLPRAPPLHVQHGPDEREDGELEEGELEDDGAEETPEPRPTRSRREKGERHGSDSDGERSHRRGKRKRRKEREKEKRRAKKKRKSKHKRHASSSDDFSDDSDDSDFSPGEKGGHRRYRDYSPPYVPPHQPYSSSHNAPMQKKPYSKMEPKGYGSYEDYEAEEYGRYEGEEDEDGPKDDYDDFTKELNQYRRAKEGSHRGRGGRGRGRGFRGRGRGCMRGGRGMGRGNRGRGRGDHMEDEEEMYEEEMEYGDPEDPGGPDDDYDDYKEPGQYRRNKDGRGRGLNRGRGRGPRGRGNKGMGRGRGRGRMAKGSAMNDDDDYYDEDMDGGGGNYRRGDHDKSHPPADKKGKVICKYFVEGRCTWGEHCNFSHDIELPKKRELCKFYITGYCARAENCPYMHGDFPCKLFHTTGNCINGDDCMFSHAPLTEETRELLDKMLQDDAEAGAEDEKEVEELKKQGINPLPKPPPGVGLLPTPPRPPAPPSPNGRAMPGGPPVPPMPPPGPQMPPPMHEPLSPQQQEMYKKIPSLFEIVVRPTGQLAEKLGVRHPGPPPPRFPGPGGPPGPMGGPMHPDMHPDMHPDMHPDMHPDMHPDMHPDMHPDMHPDMHPDMHPDMHPDMHPDMHPDMHPDMHPDMRRDMHPDMHPDMPMGPGPPMMPYSPEGSPHGALLPPGAAPPQGYYDGFYGPPPEGMEMEHGAMGGPDPYAPYEDMEVPPPGGRLYPDPPPEHDPEDPPPVPEFLPSAQRALFLRIRHKQREEEERARRLAEGGRPERDPEEGDAALWYSSDEDEGGSVSSILRTLRQQSGTLGPPHPSMGPPPGSMGPPHTADPRLQKAAASGGGGRPADPRLRDPRLARHTKTEPPTPKTEPDYPKTDPNYPKTEPDYPKTEADYPKADPHNPKTDPSHLKTDPLLPKPEDDADPERSLRDRPAVIPLEPPPGHSPRDPRCHRPRFVPPPRDVTLTKPPFARMVLWSPEDLLPLPIPVQDVSVTPSCDPRLLHRADPRHRAATADPGGGLSTDPPSKLPDFELLSRILQTVSAGGGDKTDPTADRTAAVSNDALSADAFPTPAEHKASGTDRPSDPRVRKPPSDPRLQKALPKASEHGEAGEDAGDAAGDAGAPLAPYDPRLSRGAAQSRVLSAISLYDPRAPPGGDGAVGRGKEQPYSRRSPLAQAEQPAQDRYNSYNRPRPRGTAGNSGGAEGGAGGDETDSTASLKDVFKGFDPTASPFGQ; this is encoded by the exons GGAGGATGGCGAGCTGGAGGAGGGCGAGCTGGAGGACGATGGTGCTGAGGAGACCCCGGAGCCGCGGCCCACGCGGAGCCGTAGGGAGAAGGGCGAACGGCACGGCAGCGACTCGGATGGAGAGCGGTCGCACCGGCGCGGCAAGCGCAAGCGGCGCAAGGAGCGtgagaaggagaagaggagagccaagaagaagaggaaatccAAGCACAAG CGACACGCCTCCTCCAGCGATGATTTCTCCGATGACAGCGATGACTCCGACTTCAGCCCCGGAGAGAAGGGGGGGCACCGCCGGTACCGGGACTACAGCCCCCCCTACGTCCCT ccccaccagccCTACTCCTCCTCTCACAACGCCCCGATGCAGAAGAAGCCATACTCCAAGATGGAACCCAAAGGCTACGGCTCCTACGAGGACTACGAGGCCGAAGAGTACGGCCGCTACGAgggggaggaggatgaggatgggCCGAAGGACGACTACGACGACTTCACCAAAGAGCTGAACCAGTACCGACGGGCGAAGGAGGGATCACACCGGGGCCGAG GTGGCCGTGGCCGTGGCCGTGGGTTCCGGGGCCGTGGCCGGGGCTGCATGCGGGGTGGCCGAGGAATGGGAAGGGGTAATCGTGGCCGGGGCCGAGGGGATCACatggaggatgaggaggagatgtacgaggaggagatggag TACGGTGACCCCGAGGATCCCGGCGGCCCCGATGATGACTACGATGACTACAAGGAGCCTGGCCAGTACCGCCGCAACAAGGACGGCAGAGGACGTG GCTTAAATCGGGGTCGGGGCCGCGGTCCCAGGGGCAGAGGGAACAAAGGGATGGGCCGAGGCCGTGGCCGTGGTAGGATGGCCAAGGGCAGCGCCATGAACGACGACGACGATTACTATGATGAGGACATG GATGGTGGAGGTGGGAATTACCGCCGCGGGGACCACGACAAATCCCACCCCCCTGCAGACAAGAAGGGCAAAGTCATCTGCAAGTACTTCGTGGAGGGTCGCTGCACCTGG ggtgagcactGCAACTTCAGCCACGACATTGAGCTGCCGAAAAAGAGAGAACTCTGCAAGTTCTACATCACCGGGTACTGCGCACGGGCAGAGAACTGCCCCTACATGCATG GTGACTTCCCCTGCAAGCTCTTCCACACCACAGGCAACTGCATCAATGGTGATGACTGCATGTTCTCCCACGCACCGCTGACCGAGGAGACACGAGAGCTGCTGGACAAG ATGCTCCAGGACGATGCGGAAGCGGGTGCTGAGGATGAGAAAGAAGTGGAGGAGCTGAAGAAACAAGGCATCAACCCGCTGCCCAAACCCCCCCCCGGcgtggggctgctccccactccccccagaccccccgctcccccctcccccaatgGCAGGGCCATGCCTGGAGGtccccccgtgccccccatgCCCCCTCCAGGGCCGCAGATGCCACCCCCCATGCACGAACCGCTgtccccccagcagcaggagatgtATAAGAAGATCCCATCTCTCTTTGAGATCGTGGTGCGGCCCACAGGGCAGCTGGCTGAGAAACTGGGGGTCAG GCACCCAGGGCCCCCTCCACCCCGCTTCCCTGGTCCTGGAGGACCCCCAGGCCCCATGGGCGGCCCCATGCACCCGGACATGCACCCCGACATGCACCCTGACATGCATCCTGATATGCACCCCGATATGCACCCCGATATGCACCCCGACATGCATCCTGATATGCATCCCGACATGCATCCTGACATGCACCCCGACATGCACCCCGATATGCATCCTGATATGCACCCCGACATGCACCCTGACATGCACCCCGACATGCGTCGTGATATGCACCCCGACATGCACCCCGACATGCCCATGGGGCCGGGCCCCCCCATGATGCCCTACAGCCCCGAGGGGTCCCCCCATGGTGCCCTCCTGCCCCCCGGTGCTGCCCCCCCGCAGGGCTACTATGATGGATTCTACGGA CCCCCCCCggaggggatggagatggagcaCGGAGCCATGGGGGGGCCGG ACCCCTATGCCCCATACGAGGACATGGAAGTACCCCCCCCAGGCGGCCGCCTGtacccagacccccccccagaGCACGACCCCGAGGATCCCCCCCCCGTCCCCGAATTCCTCCCCTCTGCACAGCGTGCTCTGTTCCTCCGCATCCGTCACAAGCAGCGCGAGGAAGAGGAGAGGGCACGAAGGCTGGCAGAGGGGGGGCGGCCCGAGCGGGACCCCGAGGAGG GTGACGCTGCCCTGTGGTACTCCAGCGACGAGGATGAGGGCGGCAGCGTCTCGTCCATCCTGCGCACCCTCAGGCAGCAGAGCGGCACTTTGGGGCCACCCCACCCCTCTATGGGGCCGCCTCCCGGCTCTATGGGGCCGCCCCACACCGCAGACCCCcggctgcagaaagcagcagcgtcggggggtggggggcggccGGCGGACCCCCGGCTGCGCGACCCCCGCTTGGCCCGGCACACCAAAACCGAGCCTCCTACCCCTAAAACGGAGCCGGATTACCCCAAAACGGACCCCAATTACCCCAAAACGGAGCCGGATTATCCCAAAACGGAAGCGGATTATCCCAAGGCGGACCCCCACAACCCCAAAACGGACCCTTCTCACCTTAAAACCGACCCCCTCCTCCCCAAACCCGAGGACGACGCCGACCCCGAGCGCTCGCTGCGGGACCGCCCCGCCGTCATCCCTTTGGAGCCCCCCCCGGGCCATTCTCCGCGGGACCCCCGCTGTCACCGGCCCCGATTCGTCCCCCCTCCTCGGGACGTCACCCTCACCAAACCCCCCTTCGCCCGCATGGTGCTGTGGAGCCCCGAGGATCTCCTCCCGCTGCCCATCCCCGTGCAGGACGTCTCCGTGACCCCCAGCTGCGACCCCCGGCTGCTGCACCGCGCCGACCCCCGGCACCGCGCCGCCACCGCCGACCCCGGGGGCGGCTTATCAACAGACCCCCCCTCCAAGCTGCCCGATTTCGAGCTCCTATCCCGCATCCTCCAGACGGTGAGCGCCGGCGGAGGCGACAAAACCGACCCGACGGCCGACCGAACCGCGGCGGTCTCCAACGATGCGCTCTCCGCCGACGCCTTCCCGACTCCCGCCGAGCACAAAGCGAGCGGCACCGACCGCCCCAGCGACCCCCGGGTGCGCAaacccccatcggacccccgGCTGCAGAAAGCTCTGCCCAAAGCCTCGGAGCACGGCGAGGCCGGCGAGGATGCGGGCGACGCCGCGGGCGACGCCGGTGCCCCCTTGGCGCCCTACGACCCGCGGCTGAGCCGTGGGGCAGCGCAGAGCCGCGTGCTGAGCGCTATCAGTCTGTACGACCCCCGGGCACCGCCGGGCGGTGACGGCGCGGTGGGACGTGGGAAGGAGCAGCCCTACAGCCGGCGCTCACCGCTGGCGCAGGCGGAACAGCCGGCGCAGGATCGGTACAACAGCTACAACCGGCCCAGGCCCAGGGGGACGGCTGGGAACAGCGGGGGGGCCgaggggggcgcggggggggaTGAGACGGACAGCACCGCGTCGCTCAAGGATGTCTTCAAGGGTTTCGACCCCACGGCGTCGCCCTTTGGGCAGtag